The following coding sequences lie in one uncultured Mailhella sp. genomic window:
- a CDS encoding histidinol-phosphatase — translation MIRVDLHTHTNHSHARDSVRQMFDAGQARGLVVQGFSEHSPRPAGYDYPSEYRDHLAATFNDYLAEVSALKEEQAPRGVTVLLGLEVDWLENEVPYLRAMTSEHHYDYLIGGIHFLDHWGFDSAASDWEPLSFEERCALYEKYYRTMKTMAETRLFNIVAHPDLIKIFSVEDFRRWLEIPASMDLVGDALTAVRDAGMAMEISSAGLRKPCQEIYPGPKIRRLARELGLPVTFASDSHATEQVAWNFDELARCAAAEGWKESLVFCRGKVTAMPFDVD, via the coding sequence ATGATACGAGTCGATCTTCACACCCACACCAATCATTCCCACGCGCGCGACAGCGTCCGGCAGATGTTCGACGCCGGACAGGCCAGAGGCCTTGTCGTGCAGGGTTTTTCCGAACATTCTCCGCGGCCCGCGGGATACGACTATCCCTCGGAATACCGCGATCATCTCGCCGCCACCTTCAACGACTATCTGGCCGAAGTGTCGGCCCTGAAGGAAGAACAGGCCCCCAGAGGCGTCACCGTGCTGCTCGGCCTTGAGGTGGACTGGCTGGAAAACGAAGTGCCCTACCTGCGCGCCATGACCTCGGAACATCACTACGACTACCTCATCGGCGGCATTCATTTTCTCGATCACTGGGGCTTCGACTCCGCCGCCTCCGACTGGGAGCCGCTCTCCTTCGAAGAGCGCTGCGCCCTTTACGAGAAGTACTACCGCACCATGAAGACCATGGCCGAAACAAGGCTCTTCAACATCGTCGCGCATCCCGACCTCATCAAGATATTCTCCGTGGAGGACTTCCGCCGCTGGCTGGAGATTCCCGCAAGCATGGATCTTGTGGGCGACGCGCTCACGGCCGTGCGCGACGCGGGCATGGCCATGGAAATTTCCTCCGCCGGTCTGCGCAAGCCCTGTCAGGAAATCTACCCCGGCCCGAAGATCCGCCGACTCGCCCGTGAGCTCGGCCTGCCCGTCACCTTCGCGTCGGACAGCCACGCCACCGAACAGGTGGCCTGGAACTTCGACGAGCTGGCCCGCTGCGCCGCGGCCGAAGGCTGGAAGGAAAGCCTGGTCTTCTGCCGGGGCAAGGTGACCGCCATGCCTTTCGACGTCGACTAA
- a CDS encoding zinc metalloprotease HtpX, which yields MTSQLKTLLLMAGLSAVLIVMGSALGGRQGIVIALVLAVIMNIGSFWFSDKIVLSMYRAQELSPEDAPMVHQIVEELAGRAGVPKPRLFIVPQEAPNAFATGRDPEHGVIAVTDGIMRLLPPEQLRGVLAHEMAHIAHRDILIQTVAGVLGSAITAIANMLQFSMIFGGSRDEEGNSNPLAAIAMMILGPLAATLIQMAISRRREYMADAAGAEYCGDPLALAGALNNLDAYSRHIAMQANPATENMFIVSPLSGDAMRRMFSTHPPMEERIANLQEMARTGRYPG from the coding sequence ATGACCAGCCAACTCAAGACCTTACTGCTCATGGCCGGCCTTTCCGCCGTGCTCATCGTCATGGGCAGCGCCCTCGGCGGCAGACAGGGCATCGTCATCGCCCTCGTGCTCGCCGTCATCATGAACATCGGAAGCTTCTGGTTCTCCGACAAAATCGTGCTTTCCATGTACCGGGCGCAGGAACTTTCCCCGGAAGACGCGCCCATGGTGCATCAGATAGTGGAAGAGCTCGCCGGACGCGCGGGCGTGCCCAAGCCCCGGCTGTTCATCGTTCCGCAGGAGGCCCCCAACGCCTTTGCCACGGGTCGCGATCCGGAACACGGCGTCATCGCCGTGACGGACGGCATCATGCGCCTGCTGCCGCCGGAACAGCTCCGCGGCGTGCTCGCCCATGAAATGGCCCACATCGCCCACCGCGACATCCTCATTCAGACCGTGGCCGGCGTGCTTGGTTCCGCCATCACGGCCATCGCCAACATGCTGCAGTTCTCCATGATCTTCGGCGGTTCGCGCGACGAGGAAGGCAACAGCAATCCGCTGGCCGCCATCGCCATGATGATTCTCGGCCCGCTGGCCGCCACCCTCATTCAGATGGCCATTTCCCGCCGCCGCGAATACATGGCCGACGCCGCGGGCGCCGAATACTGCGGCGATCCGCTGGCCCTCGCCGGAGCCCTGAACAATCTCGACGCCTACAGCAGGCACATTGCCATGCAGGCCAATCCGGCCACGGAAAACATGTTCATCGTGTCGCCGCTCTCGGGAGACGCCATGCGCCGCATGTTCAGCACGCATCCTCCCATGGAAGAGCGCATCGCCA